TACAAAAGCAGTCATTAAACCAATGATGAAAGCCAAATCCGGCTCCATCATCAACATGACCTCCGTGGTAGGCGTTAAGGGCAATGCAGGACAGGCAAACTATGCCGCGTCAAAAGCTGGCGTCATTGGCTTCTCAAAATCTATCGCGCTCGAGTTAGGTTCGCGCAACATCCGTTGCAATGCGGTAGCGCCTGGATTCATTGAAACCGAGATGACGGCCGCACTCGATGAAAAAACAGTTCAGGGCTGGCGAGAGGGCATACCTTTGAAGCGTGGCGGCCAACCTGAAGATGTGGCCAACGCCTGTGTATTCCTCGGCTCAGATATGTCAGCGTACATCACCGGACAGGTACTCAACGTAGATGGCGGAATGCTTACTTAGGAGCTTGCGGGCATAGGTCCTCTTCAAGACCCGTCCCGCTGTCCGCTGTATCTCCGGCGGCGCTTACGCGCGCCGGAGATACAGCGGACAGCGGGGCTAAAACAAAGGCACCAACTTATAATTAAAAACCGCGACTAGTCGCGGTTTTGTTATTTAATCATTTCTAAAAGTTGCGGAGCCATTTCTAAAGTTTGCGGAGTCATTTCTAAAGCTTGCGGAGTCATTTGTAAAGCTTGCGGAGCCATTTCTAAAAGTTGCGGAGCCATTTCTAAAACTTGCGGAGTCATTTCTAAAGCTTGCGGAGCCATTTCTAAAGTTTGCGGAGTCATTTCTAAAGTTTGCGGAGCCATTTCTAAAGTTTGCGGAGTCATTTGTAAAGCTTGCGGAGTCATTTGTAAAGCTTGCGGAGCCATTTCTAAAGCTTGCGGAGCCATTTCTAAAACTTGCGGAGCCATTTCTAAAACTTGCGGAGTCATTTGTAAAACTTGCGGAGTCATTTCTAAAACTTGCGGAATTATTTCTACATCTCGTTAAGTCATTTCTACACCTCGCTGAACCATTTCTATACTTTACGGAGCAATTTTTAATCGTTGCAGTCCCATTTCTAAGAGTCACAGACTCATTTCTGTATGTGACAGAATTCGTCGTCGCACCAAACTTGCTTATGCTTACATCCTTTTACTTAGTTCATACAGTTTGCTGGCCTATGCCCCGAACACTTCATTATGTTGTTCGGCAACACGTATGAAAGTCGTCCTTTTCGAAAGTTCTTTCAGTTGCGAGGCACCAACATAGGTGCAGGTAGATCGTACGCCGCCTAATATGTCTTTTACGGTGTCATCCACATTTCCTTTGTAAGGTACTTTTACAGTCTTTCCTTCCGAAGCCCGGTACTCCGCGACACCACCGGCATGCTTTTCCATTGCGGTCTGCGAGCTCATGCCATAGAACAGGCGGTATTTCTTGCCGTCTTCTTCCACCATATCGCCACCGCTTTCCTCATGCCCGGCAAACATACCACCCAGCATCACGAAGTCTGCGCCACCACCAAAGGCTTTGGCTACATCGCCCGGTATCTTGCAGCCACCATCTGAAATAATATGCCCGCCAAGGCCATGCGCGGCATCTGCACATTCTATAATCGCGGAAAGTTGCGGATAGCCGACACCGGTTTTTATTCTTGTGGTACATACGGAGCCGGGCCCGATGCCTACTTTAATAATGTCGGCACCGGCTAGGATAAGTTCTTCTACCATTTCACCGGTCACTACATTTCCTGCGATGATGGTAATTTCAGGGTACAGTTGTCTTGAGCGTTTTACAAACTCCACGAAATGTTCCGAATAGCCGTTTGCTACATCAATGCAGAGAAACTGTAATTTCGGGTGGTTTTTTAGAATTTGGCCGATCTTTTCCTCATCAGCTTCGCCGGTACCGGTGCTTAAGGCGATATGCGGATAGATGTCTGGGTTTTCGTTTAGGAAAGTGTGCCATTCCTCTACCGGGTAATGTTTATGAACCGCGGTCATGATCTGGTGTTGTGCCAGTGCTTTGGCCATTTCAAAGGTGCCTACCGTATCCATGTTTGCGGCAATAAGCGGCACGCCTGTCCAGCTTTTACCGGAATTGCGGAAGCTGAAGGTTCTTTCAAGACTTACCTGTGAGCGGGATTTCAAAGTGGATCTTTTTGGGCGAATCATCACATCTTTGAAGCCCAGCTTTATTTCATATTCTATACGCATAATTTATCTTTTATTTCGGCGAAGGTTTGCAAGGGCGTTGTTTACGGTGTCGGTAGCTTTCTGATAAAGCATGGGATCGCCCTGATCCATCTTCCGGAGGTTGGCACGGCACTCATGAAGGAAAACATGGGCAAAAGACGGATCATGTACGACAATCTCGTCGCAATTATCGATAATATCCGCATATTTGATGGTTTGCGCGTCAGGATGTATTTCGGCCATCCGCTGGTTTTCTTTGTCTTTCCGGGCGCGGCGGTTTAGCTTTGGGTATGCTTCTTTGGTATAGACATCAGTTAAATCTACAATTAAGCGCACCGCGTGCGCGGTTTTGTCTTGCGGTAAAAGTTGACTGAGGAAATACTCAATCTCACGTTCGGTGACAGGCGTATCTTCAAGTACATCATGCAGTAAGGCGGCGGCTAGAACAGCCACATCATCTGTGTAGTTCCTACAGTTGTTCATGACGCGTATGGGGTGAACCATGTAGCGGTCTGGGGTATATTTACGCCTTTGGTCGCCATGTGCGCGGTCGCCGAAATCCGTTATGTTCTGTAAGATTTCTTCCATGTGGGTTATTTCGCGGAAGATCTTCAAAAGCTGTTCCGTTTAAAACTTCATCACCTCGGTAAGTTCTGCAAGATATTCATGTGCGGTAAGATCGAATTTTACCGGGACGATAGAGATGTAGCCTTCCGAAAGTGCCGTTTCATCAGCGTTTTTGCTCGAATCCATATTATTGAAATAGCCTGAAAGCCAGAAGTACTTTTTCCCGTGCGGGTTTATTCTTTCATCAAAACTTTCTTCCCATTTCGCGTTGGCCTGTTTGCACACCCTGATGCCTTTAATGTCTTCTTTATTAAGTTTGGGGATGTTCACATTCAGTACGATACCTTTGGGCATGGGCTTTTCCAGTACTTTTTTTACGATATTCTGGATGTAGTCTTTGGCTTGGGTAAAGTCGGCCTCCCACGAAAAATCAAGTAATGAGAAGCCGATGGCCTGTAAGCCTTCGACGCCCGCTTCTACCGCGGCTGACATGGTACCAGAGTAGATGACGTTGATGGAAGAATTGGCACCGTGGTTAATACCGGAAACCACCAGATCCGGACGGCGTGGCAAGATTTTATCGAGCGCGAACTTTACACAGTCCACCGGCGTACCGCTAAGCGAATAATCTTTCTGTGGCCCATCAAGGTTGATTTCTTCAAAAGTGAGGGTTGAATTGATGGTTATGGCGTGGCCTTTTCCGCTTTGCGGCGAGTTGGGTGCTACTACGATGACTTCGCCGATCTCATTCATGAACTCCACCAGATTCCGGATGCCGGGTGCGGTAATGCCATCATCATTGGTTACTAATATCAGGGGTTTTTGCATTCGTTTTTGTTTTATTCAAAAATACTTAAAAATATAGTGTACGAATATAAATAAGGTATTAATTTTGATACTTTGTAAAATCCTGTAACAAAAGGGAAGAATCCCTAACAAATCTGAAAATTACACCCTTTATATATGTTCAAAAAATTAAAATTCAATACTTTACTACTTTTCATTCCGCTTACCAGTCTTGTATTCTGCTTCAATTCACCGAAAAACGATGATGAGAAGATGTCGACAATCATGGTCAGTGTAAAAAATACGCTCAGCTACCTGCACTACTCACCAAAACCGATAAATGATGCTTACTCGCAACAGGTGTACGATAAGTATTTTGATATGATCGATGCGTCTAAGCGCTATTTCCTTCAATCGGATATGAATGAATTTGTGAAGCACCGTAACCGTTTGGATGATTATTTAAACCAAGGAAACCTCACTTTTTACAAGCTTACGATCGATCGGCTTTACCAGCGCGTGGATGAGATTGATAAAATAACGCAGGATATCTTCAGTAAACCCATCAACCTCGATGAAGATGAAACGCTGATCCTGGAGCCAAAACTGAAGAAAAACCCTACCAACGCCGCGGAATTTTCCATGGAGTGGAAGAAATACATCAAATATAACATCCTACAGGAAATGGAGTCGCTTACCGCCAAAGAAGAAATGCAGAAAGAAAAGAAAGACTCTGTACAGCGGTACAAACTTAAAGATACCATTAAACTCGTGATCCTGACACCGGAAGAAAAACGCCTGAAAGCCACCGAAGAAGTGAAAGACTTGGTGACCGATACCTTCCGGAGGTTCAAAAAGAGAAACAAGATGGATTGGTTTACCGTTCACATGAATGCCTATACCGAAGTGTTCGATCCCCATACCAACTATTATTCACCTAAAAACAAAGAGGATTTTGACACACAGTTTACAGGTAAAGTAATAGGGATTGGTGCAATCATTCAGGAGAAGAAAGGCTATCTGCATCTTGGTGCACTCACAATCGGTGCCCCAGCCTGGAAGTCTAAACAACTCTCTGAAGGCGATAAAATCCTTAAAGTAAAATCTAAACCCAATGAAGACGCCGTAAATGTCGTAGGTATGCTATCTGATGAAGCCGTGCGCCTGATCCGTGGGGAAAAAGGGACCAAAGTCACGCTAACTGTAGAAAAAAAGGATAAGACCATTAAAGAAGTGACCATGATTCGTGAAGAAGTAGCCATTGAAGATACTTTTGCCCGAAGCATTATCGTAAACACAGCAGACGGTAAGAAATATGGCTTCATCAACCTGCCAAGTTTCAATGCAGATTTCGAAGATGCCAAAGGCAGGAACGCTTCGGATGATATAAAAAACGAACTGATTAAACTTAAAGCACAGAACGTTCAGGGGATTATACTCGACTTACGTAACAACGGTGGTGGCAGCTTAACCGAAGTGGGCGATATCCTCGGGTTGTTTATGAATACAGGCCCTTATGTTCAGGTAAAAGACGGCAACGGAAAGATTCAGACCCTGAAAAACAAGACCAGCACCCCGATATGGACTGGTCCGCTGGTAATCATGCAGAATGAGTTATCGGCTTCAGCTTCAGAGATTCTGGCAGGTGCGGTGCAGGATTACGGCCGCGGCATCGTGATTGGTTCGCCACAATCCTTCGGGAAAGGTACGGTGCAGACTTTTGTAGATCTCAACCGTTTTCTAAACACCAATGATGATTTCGGTTCCTTGAAGCTGACCATCCAGAAATTCTACCGCGTAACCGGCGAATCTACCCAGAGACGCGGAATTGAATCTGACATCAAAATGAAAGATTTCTTCACCTATGCTGAAATCGGTGAACGTTATAATGATTACGCACTGGCTTGGGATAAGATTCCTGCGGTGCCCTATCAGCCTGTTAACACGCTTTCTCTTGCCACCTTACAGAACGGTATTGAAGCCCGTTTGGCTAAGAACGTAAATTATCAACTCATGCAAGAATCTGCAAAATGGAAAGAGAACTTGGATAAGGAGGAATCTATTCCACTGAACCAGAACAAATTCCGGCAGATAATGGCTGAAAGAAAAGCGCAGATCGAAAAATTCCGTGCGCTTGAAAAATATAACAACGGCCTGAAATTCACGCTGAACCCTGATGAGGTGGTTCGCGAGAAAAAAGATGAAGCTTTCGCCAAGAAAACCCAGAACTGGACTAAAAACTTACAGCGCGACCTTTACTTACAGGAAGCTGTAAACATCATAGGAGATATGAGATAACCTTTCAAGAAAAACAGAATTAAACCACCATTTTTATGGTGGTTTTCTTGTTTTCTACCATTCAGTATGCATTTTCAACGGTTCAGTACGAAATAATTTGAGCGCGTCTTTAGCAAGTATATATTTGCTTCCATCATTTAAAAGCAGCATACTATTATGAAAACGAAACTATTATTTCTCGCCCTGATTTTTTCAAGCATGTGTTTTTCACAACTAGATGATAAATTCTATCAACCAGGAAAAACCATGAAGCCCATCGAAAACATGGAATATACAGAATTTTCTTTACCGGTAGAAAATGACACCGTAACGGGGATTTTCATCAAAAGTGCCGTGAAACCTAAAGCTACCGTATTGTTTTTTCACGGTTTGGGCGGCAACGTTTCAAGCTATACCTTTATGACCAAACCTTTAGCAGAGGCGGGTTATCAGGTGTTGATGATCGATTTCCGGGGCTACGGAAAGTCAACCGGAACGCCGACGCACCAGAATATTCAAAAAGATGGGCAAAAGTTTTTGGAATATGCCTTATCTCTTCCTGAAACGAAAGGGAAACCTGTAATCATTTACGGGGCTTCAATGGGAAGCCAGATCGCCGCGCATTTAGCAAAGAACAATGCGAAAGTTGTCGATCTTTTGATCCTGGATGGCGCGATGTCCTCCCACGCTGATATTGCAAGTCATTTCTCACCAGAAAATGCCGCGATGATCCAGATGATTCCGTTTCCATATTCGTCAAAAGAAGATATCAAGACGCTTACAATGCCAAAGATTTTCATCCACAGTGCCGGTGATAAGACCATCCCGATGGCGCAGGGACAAACGAATTTCAACAATGCGCCAGAACCTAAGAAATTCATTACCTATGAAGGTGGCCATCTGGAAGGCATGGTGAAGAACCAAACCGAAATCATCAGCAACATTGACGAACTCATCATCAAAAAATAAGGGAAACAGATCCCCAGCAGCAGAAACTTTTCTACATTTAAACATCCTCATCTACCTCACAAATACTATATCATGTACAGAAGAAGCCTCATCACCACGACCTGGATTACCTTTTTCATCGGGATGTTCATCTTTGTTTTCTTCAGTAAAGAAAAATCGGTGGAGAATTTCTTTCTGTACCTTATGATTTCGGCGATGTACTCGTTTCCACTGGCGATCGGCAACGGTCTTTTGAACGATATGTTGTCGAAAAAATATTCATGGGTAGGTGAAACCCGGAAAAGAACAGTTCTGGGTGTTATTTGCACGCTGATCCTGAATGTTGCGTTGGTCTTTATAATTAATTATATCAACTTCATCGTCATTCAGAAAGAGGATTTTGATGATTTTTTCAGCGGGACTATCGCCATCAACAACTGGTTTACCATCAATATCGCTTTGCTGATCTCGGCCATTCTACACGCAAAAGGTTTTATGGAAGAGTGGAAGAAATCTACCCGTAAGGAAATCGTTGAACAAAAACTGATCGCACGTTCGGCAAATGCCCAGTTCGAAACTTTAAAAAACCAGCTTGACCCACATTTTCTTTTCAATTCTTTGAATGTGCTGAGCGCGCTCATCGACGAAAACCCTGTACAGGCGCAGAATTTCACCGCTTCAATGTCTAAGATCTACCGATATATCCTCGAACAGAAAGACAAGGAACTTGTGACCGTGGCAGAGGAGATTAATTTTGCACAGACCTATTGTGAACTGCTCGAAACCCGTTTTGAAGACAGCGTAAGATTCCGCTTTAACGTCAGCGACAAGGTGTTGAAACTTTACGTTGTTCCGCTTTCCCTACAGCTTCTTTTGGAAAACTGTATCAAACACAATCACGCCACCTCGCACAGACCTTTGGAAATTACAATTTTCTCGGAGGAAGGTTATCTGTTGATTCAGAATAATTTACAGGCGCGTGAGCAGGTGAAAGAAAGTTCGGGCATTGGTCTTTCAAATATTGTGCAGCGTTACGCGCTTATTACTAACCAGAATGTCTTTATAGAAAAATCAGCGGACTTTTTCCGCGTGAAGATACCATTACTTAACCAAAAATCACACATCATGAACACACCACTTTCTAATGAGTCACTCGCGTACGACCGTGCGGCGAAAAGAGTGAAAGAACTTAAAAGTTTCTACGGAAACCTGATTTCGTACTGTCTTGTAATTCCTTTTTTAATATTTGTGAACCTCTACACCTCACCGAAATACCACTGGTTTTGGTGGCCGATGCTGGGCTGGGGAATTGGGCTCGCCTCGCATGCCTTTCAGGTTTTCGGGATCAGCCGAAATTGGGAAGAGAAGCAGATTAAAAAAATTATGGACCGCGAAAAACAAAAAATTTAAAATTAAAAATCATGCAAGATTACGATCAAACCGACCCGAGATACAAAGCTGCTAAAAGACGCGTGAAGGAAATCAAGGGATTCTATATTCACGCCGCTGTCTATGTATTGGTAAATTTGTTTCTGCTCGCGCTCAACGTACAGCAAGGGGAGCCTGTTACAGACCTCGACAATTATTGGACCGCCATTTTGTGGGGTGTAGGACTTTTGGCACACGGACTTTCAGTATTTTTACCGCAGATAATTTTCGGAAGAGATTGGGAGGAGCGTAAGACACGCGAACTGATGGACAGGTACAAGTAACTGAAATATGTATTAAAAAATGATTAAGACCATCATCATCGAGGACGAGAAACCCGCTGCGCGGAAATTGCAGCGATTATTAAGCGAGTTTAATGATTTACAAGTAGTTACAGCGTTACATTCTGTGGAAGAAGCTGCCTCTTGGCTCGCGGAAAACGAGCATCCGGATTTGATATTCTCGGATATCGTACTCGGTGATGGTTTGTCATTTGATATTTTTGAGAAAGTTCCGACTAAAAGCTTTCTGATCTATACCACGGCGTTCGATCAGTACACTTTGAAGGCTTTCAAACTTAATTCCATTGACTATCTTCTTAAGCCAATCACCGAAGGTGACCTGAGTTCCGCACTCGATAAATACAGGAGTTTTCTGCCAGTCGAGCGACCGCACGACATGCACGAAATCAAATCTTTGATCAATACCGAAAAGCAGAAGCTCTCGCGCATTGTCGTGAAAATTGGCTACAACCTGCGGATTGTACAAACGGCTGAGATTTCATGCTTTTATAGTGAAAATAAAATCGTTTACCTACAGACCAAAGCACGCGCGTTTCCAACGGATTTCACGCTTGATGAACTCGAAAATTTATTAGATCAAACTAAATTTTTCCGTGTAAACCGCCAGTTTATCATCAATGCAGACTGCATCAAGAACATTCACACGGCACCATACTACAAAGTGGATCTTGAGTTTCAGCCCGAAGGAGAGATTACCGTTAGCCGTGACCGTGTAAAGGATTTTAAAGAGTGGCTGAGCCGATAATTTCAGAATGTATTTGAATTCCTATGAAATTACGCCACTCCCAAGCAATTCTTCGCCCTGATACCAAGCTGCAAACTGTCCTTCCGCAATAGCAGACTGCGGATTTTCAAATTCGATGAAAAGACCTTCTTCAAACTGATATAACGTGGCCGCTTCGAGTGGCTGACGGTAGCGAATCCGTGCCTGAACCTGCATTGACTCGCCATTTTTTAGCTGAAGATCTTTGCGAACCCAGTGTACATCAGTGTTCTCAATCTTCAAAGCCTTGCGGTAAAGTCCCGGGAAATTTTTCCCTTCTCCTACGAAAAGCGTATTGGTCGGCATATCCCGCGCGATAATGAAACATGATTCCGCATGTCCGCCAATGCCCAGACCTTTACTCTGACCAATCGTAAAATAGTGCGCACCCTGATGTTTCCCAATAACTTTTCCGTCGGATTTTGCATATTTCAATTTTCTGGAGAGAAACTGTAGTTCTTCCAATTTTGAGGAAAAAGCAGGTGTTTCCGCGTTAAAAGCTTCAAAATCATC
This DNA window, taken from Chryseobacterium sp. 6424, encodes the following:
- the fabG gene encoding 3-oxoacyl-[acyl-carrier-protein] reductase; amino-acid sequence: MGLLEGKVALITGATRGIGKGIAEVFAREGAKVAFTYAGSVDKAQALEQDLSQITQAKGYQSDASDYDAAQKLVEDVMAEFGKIDILINNAGITRDNLMLRMSKDDWDTIIKANLDSVFNLTKAVIKPMMKAKSGSIINMTSVVGVKGNAGQANYAASKAGVIGFSKSIALELGSRNIRCNAVAPGFIETEMTAALDEKTVQGWREGIPLKRGGQPEDVANACVFLGSDMSAYITGQVLNVDGGMLT
- the guaC gene encoding GMP reductase, encoding MRIEYEIKLGFKDVMIRPKRSTLKSRSQVSLERTFSFRNSGKSWTGVPLIAANMDTVGTFEMAKALAQHQIMTAVHKHYPVEEWHTFLNENPDIYPHIALSTGTGEADEEKIGQILKNHPKLQFLCIDVANGYSEHFVEFVKRSRQLYPEITIIAGNVVTGEMVEELILAGADIIKVGIGPGSVCTTRIKTGVGYPQLSAIIECADAAHGLGGHIISDGGCKIPGDVAKAFGGGADFVMLGGMFAGHEESGGDMVEEDGKKYRLFYGMSSQTAMEKHAGGVAEYRASEGKTVKVPYKGNVDDTVKDILGGVRSTCTYVGASQLKELSKRTTFIRVAEQHNEVFGA
- a CDS encoding HD domain-containing protein codes for the protein MEEILQNITDFGDRAHGDQRRKYTPDRYMVHPIRVMNNCRNYTDDVAVLAAALLHDVLEDTPVTEREIEYFLSQLLPQDKTAHAVRLIVDLTDVYTKEAYPKLNRRARKDKENQRMAEIHPDAQTIKYADIIDNCDEIVVHDPSFAHVFLHECRANLRKMDQGDPMLYQKATDTVNNALANLRRNKR
- the surE gene encoding 5'/3'-nucleotidase SurE, yielding MQKPLILVTNDDGITAPGIRNLVEFMNEIGEVIVVAPNSPQSGKGHAITINSTLTFEEINLDGPQKDYSLSGTPVDCVKFALDKILPRRPDLVVSGINHGANSSINVIYSGTMSAAVEAGVEGLQAIGFSLLDFSWEADFTQAKDYIQNIVKKVLEKPMPKGIVLNVNIPKLNKEDIKGIRVCKQANAKWEESFDERINPHGKKYFWLSGYFNNMDSSKNADETALSEGYISIVPVKFDLTAHEYLAELTEVMKF
- a CDS encoding carboxy terminal-processing peptidase, which translates into the protein MFKKLKFNTLLLFIPLTSLVFCFNSPKNDDEKMSTIMVSVKNTLSYLHYSPKPINDAYSQQVYDKYFDMIDASKRYFLQSDMNEFVKHRNRLDDYLNQGNLTFYKLTIDRLYQRVDEIDKITQDIFSKPINLDEDETLILEPKLKKNPTNAAEFSMEWKKYIKYNILQEMESLTAKEEMQKEKKDSVQRYKLKDTIKLVILTPEEKRLKATEEVKDLVTDTFRRFKKRNKMDWFTVHMNAYTEVFDPHTNYYSPKNKEDFDTQFTGKVIGIGAIIQEKKGYLHLGALTIGAPAWKSKQLSEGDKILKVKSKPNEDAVNVVGMLSDEAVRLIRGEKGTKVTLTVEKKDKTIKEVTMIREEVAIEDTFARSIIVNTADGKKYGFINLPSFNADFEDAKGRNASDDIKNELIKLKAQNVQGIILDLRNNGGGSLTEVGDILGLFMNTGPYVQVKDGNGKIQTLKNKTSTPIWTGPLVIMQNELSASASEILAGAVQDYGRGIVIGSPQSFGKGTVQTFVDLNRFLNTNDDFGSLKLTIQKFYRVTGESTQRRGIESDIKMKDFFTYAEIGERYNDYALAWDKIPAVPYQPVNTLSLATLQNGIEARLAKNVNYQLMQESAKWKENLDKEESIPLNQNKFRQIMAERKAQIEKFRALEKYNNGLKFTLNPDEVVREKKDEAFAKKTQNWTKNLQRDLYLQEAVNIIGDMR
- a CDS encoding alpha/beta hydrolase, producing the protein MKTKLLFLALIFSSMCFSQLDDKFYQPGKTMKPIENMEYTEFSLPVENDTVTGIFIKSAVKPKATVLFFHGLGGNVSSYTFMTKPLAEAGYQVLMIDFRGYGKSTGTPTHQNIQKDGQKFLEYALSLPETKGKPVIIYGASMGSQIAAHLAKNNAKVVDLLILDGAMSSHADIASHFSPENAAMIQMIPFPYSSKEDIKTLTMPKIFIHSAGDKTIPMAQGQTNFNNAPEPKKFITYEGGHLEGMVKNQTEIISNIDELIIKK
- a CDS encoding 2TM domain-containing protein; translated protein: MYRRSLITTTWITFFIGMFIFVFFSKEKSVENFFLYLMISAMYSFPLAIGNGLLNDMLSKKYSWVGETRKRTVLGVICTLILNVALVFIINYINFIVIQKEDFDDFFSGTIAINNWFTINIALLISAILHAKGFMEEWKKSTRKEIVEQKLIARSANAQFETLKNQLDPHFLFNSLNVLSALIDENPVQAQNFTASMSKIYRYILEQKDKELVTVAEEINFAQTYCELLETRFEDSVRFRFNVSDKVLKLYVVPLSLQLLLENCIKHNHATSHRPLEITIFSEEGYLLIQNNLQAREQVKESSGIGLSNIVQRYALITNQNVFIEKSADFFRVKIPLLNQKSHIMNTPLSNESLAYDRAAKRVKELKSFYGNLISYCLVIPFLIFVNLYTSPKYHWFWWPMLGWGIGLASHAFQVFGISRNWEEKQIKKIMDREKQKI
- a CDS encoding 2TM domain-containing protein, translating into MQDYDQTDPRYKAAKRRVKEIKGFYIHAAVYVLVNLFLLALNVQQGEPVTDLDNYWTAILWGVGLLAHGLSVFLPQIIFGRDWEERKTRELMDRYK
- a CDS encoding LytR/AlgR family response regulator transcription factor, with amino-acid sequence MIKTIIIEDEKPAARKLQRLLSEFNDLQVVTALHSVEEAASWLAENEHPDLIFSDIVLGDGLSFDIFEKVPTKSFLIYTTAFDQYTLKAFKLNSIDYLLKPITEGDLSSALDKYRSFLPVERPHDMHEIKSLINTEKQKLSRIVVKIGYNLRIVQTAEISCFYSENKIVYLQTKARAFPTDFTLDELENLLDQTKFFRVNRQFIINADCIKNIHTAPYYKVDLEFQPEGEITVSRDRVKDFKEWLSR